One window of the Emcibacter sp. genome contains the following:
- a CDS encoding polymer-forming cytoskeletal protein has translation MKPSNNAAPSIIGSDVTINGDVTTLGEIQLDGIVDGDVRSESVTVGEHGAVNGTVVANNVVVKGSITGQIKGRNIRLEKTAKVKGDIMHETLSVEAGAFIEGSLTHKDNPMQESGPKAVKTVEVKAEEQKSA, from the coding sequence ATGAAACCCAGCAACAACGCAGCTCCCTCTATTATCGGTTCAGACGTCACCATCAACGGCGATGTAACAACACTTGGTGAAATCCAGCTTGATGGCATCGTAGACGGTGATGTGCGCAGTGAATCTGTGACGGTGGGTGAGCATGGCGCGGTCAACGGTACGGTTGTGGCTAACAATGTGGTTGTGAAAGGCTCTATCACCGGACAGATCAAGGGACGCAATATCCGTCTCGAAAAAACCGCCAAGGTCAAGGGTGACATCATGCATGAAACCCTGAGTGTGGAAGCTGGCGCCTTTATCGAAGGTTCCCTGACCCACAAGGACAACCCCATGCAGGAGTCCGGACCAAAAGCGGTTAAAACCGTTGAAGTAAAGGCTGAAGAGCAGAAAAGCGCTTAA
- the bcp gene encoding thioredoxin-dependent thiol peroxidase, with amino-acid sequence MLETGQKAPEFKLPDETGNEVSLSDFKGKNVVLYFYPKDSTPGCTNEARDFSGLIGKFDACNTVVLGASKDSVKRHQNFIAKQDLKVKLISDEDGTLCEAYTVWVLKKLYGREYMGIERATFLIDDEGVIRNIWRKVKVKGHAEEVLAAAQAL; translated from the coding sequence ATGCTCGAAACAGGACAAAAAGCACCGGAATTTAAATTGCCCGATGAAACAGGCAACGAGGTCTCCCTGTCAGACTTCAAGGGAAAAAATGTGGTGCTGTATTTCTACCCCAAGGACAGCACACCGGGCTGCACCAATGAGGCCAGGGACTTCAGCGGCCTGATCGGCAAATTCGATGCCTGCAACACTGTTGTGCTCGGCGCCTCCAAAGACAGCGTCAAACGGCATCAGAATTTCATCGCCAAACAGGATCTCAAGGTAAAACTTATTTCCGATGAGGACGGCACCCTGTGCGAAGCCTACACAGTCTGGGTCCTGAAGAAGCTCTATGGTCGTGAATATATGGGCATAGAGCGGGCCACTTTCCTGATTGACGATGAAGGCGTCATCCGCAACATCTGGCGCAAGGTCAAAGTCAAGGGCCATGCCGAGGAAGTCCTGGCCGCCGCTCAGGCTCTCTGA
- a CDS encoding N-acetylmuramoyl-L-alanine amidase: protein MTAARIGVDKHRTRFVLELSDKVEFSIFTLADPNRIVIDIAEVDWKIGPGGAEGDGFIERYRYGLFKPGTSRIVLDLKYPVKVDKSFFLPPKKNYPYRFVLDLKKTSQTDFAGNIRKPRKMTLASRPPEPVVESTRSGRTKKLIVLDPGHGGHDPGNLGKNGSSAFPEKTVALTAAQTIKRELERTGRYEVILTRSRDIYVKHRARSGVAHSHQADLFISVHCDSIADSRVRGATVYTLSEKASDREAAALAARENKSDIIAGMDLEAEPDEVQGILIELLQRETMNLSSSFATELVGQLKSSTLLRTRPHRTANLLVLKGLDVPSVLLELGYLTNKTDAALLMQKETQQKIGRSIVRAVDHYFQKNFASN, encoded by the coding sequence GTGACCGCCGCAAGAATTGGCGTTGATAAACATCGCACCCGATTTGTTCTTGAATTGAGTGACAAGGTGGAATTTTCCATTTTTACCCTTGCAGATCCCAACCGGATTGTTATCGACATTGCCGAGGTCGACTGGAAAATCGGTCCCGGCGGCGCCGAGGGCGACGGCTTCATCGAGCGGTATCGTTATGGTCTGTTCAAGCCCGGCACATCACGCATCGTTCTTGATCTGAAATATCCGGTCAAGGTTGATAAATCCTTCTTTCTTCCGCCCAAGAAAAACTATCCCTACAGGTTTGTGCTTGATCTCAAGAAAACTTCCCAGACGGATTTTGCCGGCAACATTCGCAAGCCGCGCAAGATGACCCTTGCCTCACGGCCGCCGGAGCCGGTCGTGGAAAGCACCCGTTCGGGACGGACGAAAAAGCTGATTGTCCTGGATCCCGGCCACGGGGGACATGACCCCGGTAATCTGGGCAAAAACGGCTCTTCTGCATTCCCTGAAAAAACCGTTGCCCTGACGGCGGCGCAAACCATCAAGCGCGAGCTTGAAAGGACCGGGCGTTATGAAGTAATTCTGACCCGCAGCCGGGATATCTATGTGAAGCACCGGGCTCGAAGCGGGGTAGCGCATTCCCACCAGGCTGACCTGTTTATCTCTGTCCATTGCGATTCAATTGCCGACAGCCGGGTGCGGGGCGCGACTGTCTATACCCTGTCCGAAAAGGCATCGGACCGGGAAGCCGCAGCACTGGCCGCCCGGGAAAATAAATCGGACATCATTGCCGGTATGGATCTGGAGGCGGAACCGGACGAAGTCCAGGGCATCCTGATTGAGCTTCTGCAGCGGGAAACGATGAATTTATCAAGCAGTTTCGCAACAGAACTGGTTGGTCAGTTGAAAAGCTCAACCCTGCTCAGAACCCGGCCGCACAGAACGGCAAACCTTCTGGTCCTTAAAGGTCTCGATGTGCCTTCGGTTCTGCTTGAACTGGGCTATCTCACCAACAAGACAGATGCGGCTCTCTTGATGCAGAAAGAAACCCAGCAGAAAATCGGCCGGTCCATCGTCAGGGCGGTCGACCATTATTTCCAGAAGAATTTTGCTTCAAATTGA
- the prfB gene encoding peptide chain release factor 2 (programmed frameshift) — protein MKAETQHHVDKIKQSLTLLRRHLDWDVALDRLAELNALSEDPNLWNDAAKAQKLMQERTKLDQAVSLCRDVEQELSDNIELIEMGEMEGDEDVVAEAEQAIEALTARAGEMEFQTLLSGEADGNDTYLEVHSGAGGTESQDWASMLLRMYTRWAEKHGYKVEMMEYHSGDEAGIKSATLQIKGENAYGWLKTESGVHRLVRISPYDSNARRHTSFASVWVYPVVDDNFEVDINESELRVDTYRASGAGGQHVNTTDSAIRITHIPTNIVVQCQNDRSQHKNRATAMNMLKARLYEAELQRREEEANAEHQSKTEIGWGHQLRSYVLQPYQMVKDLRTGVESGQPDKVLDGDLDQFLTAALAARVHGTSTEVEDID, from the exons ATGAAAGCTGAAACGCAACATCATGTTGATAAAATCAAGCAGTCTCTCACACTGCTGAGGAGGCATCTT GACTGGGATGTCGCACTTGACAGACTGGCAGAACTGAACGCCCTTTCCGAAGATCCCAACCTCTGGAACGACGCCGCCAAGGCACAGAAACTGATGCAGGAACGTACAAAACTGGATCAGGCCGTAAGCTTGTGCAGAGACGTTGAGCAGGAACTCAGTGACAATATCGAACTTATCGAGATGGGCGAGATGGAGGGCGACGAGGACGTCGTCGCCGAAGCCGAGCAGGCCATTGAGGCACTGACGGCGAGAGCCGGTGAAATGGAGTTCCAGACCCTGCTCAGCGGCGAAGCCGATGGCAATGACACCTATCTTGAGGTTCATTCTGGTGCCGGTGGCACCGAAAGCCAGGACTGGGCCAGCATGCTTTTGCGCATGTATACCCGCTGGGCGGAAAAGCATGGCTACAAAGTGGAGATGATGGAATATCATTCCGGTGACGAAGCCGGCATCAAATCCGCGACCCTGCAGATCAAGGGCGAGAATGCCTATGGCTGGCTCAAGACCGAAAGTGGTGTTCATCGCCTGGTCCGTATTTCTCCCTATGATTCAAATGCCCGGCGCCATACCAGTTTTGCCAGCGTCTGGGTTTACCCGGTAGTGGACGATAATTTCGAGGTGGACATCAACGAAAGCGAACTTCGGGTGGATACCTATCGGGCCAGTGGCGCCGGTGGTCAGCATGTGAACACTACCGACAGTGCCATTCGTATTACCCATATCCCGACCAATATCGTGGTGCAGTGCCAGAATGACCGCTCCCAGCATAAAAACCGGGCGACGGCCATGAATATGCTGAAAGCCCGTCTTTATGAGGCGGAACTGCAGCGCCGGGAAGAAGAGGCCAATGCGGAGCACCAGAGCAAGACAGAGATCGGCTGGGGACACCAGTTGAGGTCTTATGTGCTGCAGCCCTATCAGATGGTTAAGGACCTGCGCACCGGTGTGGAAAGCGGCCAGCCTGACAAAGTTCTGGATGGTGATCTTGACCAGTTCCTGACAGCCGCGCTGGCCGCGCGGGTGCACGGCACGTCGACGGAAGTCGAAGATATCGACTAG
- a CDS encoding penicillin-binding protein 1A: MSKRTKIWINILGAATVVVLVGFVCAVGGILYLLNSYGRDLPNYHQLADYEPPVVSRIYAGDGSLLSEYARQKRLFVPISAIPKPLIHAFLAAEDKSFYTHGGVDYTGVLRAVLVNVKNSFSGRRPVGASTITQQVAKNFLLSGVVSYERKIKEAILAYRIEQAFTKDEILELYLNEIYLGSGSYGVAAASLYYFNKSLDELTLEEIAYLAALPKAPNNYHPVRKYDAAVGRRNWVLGRMAEEGYISDADAETARQVPLVTRKPERANIFKAEYFTEEVRRELKVLYGDDELYGGGLFVRTTLSPRLQAIAERELKNGLVTYDRRHGYKGPVTRLSREEDWLKALADMDIPLGMDSWQLAVVRDVQDQRASILTRDGTLGQIPLDEVKWARKWLKGEYLGAAIKAVGEVLSVGDVIIVEDLGDTDNSQVEPEFSVFGLRQIPEINGGIVAMDPHTGRVLAMSGGFDYNLSEYNRATQAKRQPGSAFKPFVYAVALEKGFTPSSLILDAPFVMEQGFGLGKWKPKNSSDKFYGPSTLRLGLEKSRNLMTVRLAQYIKMDGIVDIADRMGITRNLPRLLSMSLGAGDTTLMNLTAAYGMIVNGGKKISPTLVDRIQDRYGETIFRHDQRVCENCQVGEWQYQEEPKLPDERKRVLDEVTAYQLVSMMEGVVQRGTGVRIRVLGKPLAGKTGTSNDSFDTWFVGFSPDLVVGVFAGFDTPRSLGNREEGSSVAVPIFRDFMKDALKNEPSIPFRIPPGVRLVRVNPKTGQIAQAGEKNTILEAFRQGTFPTKTADVLDGFNSLVQTGTKVRTGTGGIY; encoded by the coding sequence ATGTCAAAACGGACAAAAATCTGGATAAACATTCTTGGGGCAGCCACAGTTGTGGTTCTGGTCGGTTTTGTCTGTGCCGTGGGCGGGATACTCTATCTTCTTAATTCCTATGGCCGGGACCTGCCCAATTATCACCAACTGGCAGACTATGAACCACCGGTGGTCAGCCGCATTTATGCAGGTGATGGTAGCCTGCTGTCCGAATATGCCCGGCAAAAGCGCCTGTTTGTGCCGATTTCCGCCATTCCCAAACCCCTGATTCATGCGTTTCTGGCAGCCGAGGATAAATCTTTTTATACCCATGGCGGCGTTGACTACACGGGTGTCCTGCGGGCGGTGCTGGTCAATGTCAAGAATAGCTTCAGCGGCCGCCGCCCGGTCGGGGCCTCGACCATTACCCAGCAGGTGGCGAAAAACTTCCTGCTGTCCGGTGTGGTCAGCTATGAACGAAAAATCAAGGAAGCGATCCTTGCCTACCGCATAGAACAGGCGTTTACCAAGGACGAGATCCTGGAACTGTACCTGAATGAAATCTATCTCGGTTCCGGATCATACGGTGTGGCTGCAGCCAGCCTTTATTATTTCAACAAGTCGCTCGATGAACTCACGCTGGAAGAAATCGCCTATCTGGCGGCGCTGCCCAAGGCCCCGAACAATTATCATCCCGTGCGCAAATATGACGCGGCAGTCGGCCGGCGAAACTGGGTTCTTGGCCGTATGGCAGAAGAAGGCTATATCTCTGACGCCGATGCAGAAACCGCCCGTCAGGTGCCTCTGGTGACCCGGAAGCCCGAAAGGGCCAACATTTTCAAGGCCGAGTATTTTACCGAGGAAGTGCGTCGGGAACTCAAGGTCCTTTACGGTGATGATGAACTATACGGGGGCGGACTGTTTGTTCGCACAACCCTCTCGCCGCGGCTTCAGGCCATTGCCGAGCGGGAGCTGAAAAACGGCCTGGTCACTTATGATCGTCGACATGGTTACAAGGGCCCGGTAACAAGATTATCGCGCGAGGAAGACTGGCTGAAGGCGCTGGCGGATATGGATATACCGCTGGGCATGGACAGCTGGCAGCTTGCCGTGGTCCGGGATGTTCAGGATCAACGGGCTTCGATCCTGACAAGGGATGGAACCCTCGGGCAAATTCCTCTTGATGAAGTCAAATGGGCGCGCAAATGGCTGAAGGGCGAGTATCTTGGAGCTGCCATAAAGGCTGTCGGAGAAGTCTTGTCTGTCGGTGACGTGATTATTGTCGAAGATCTGGGAGATACTGACAATTCACAGGTCGAACCGGAATTTTCTGTTTTCGGTCTGCGCCAGATACCCGAAATCAACGGCGGCATCGTGGCCATGGATCCTCACACCGGTCGCGTACTCGCCATGTCCGGTGGCTTTGATTACAATCTGAGCGAATATAACCGCGCCACACAGGCCAAAAGACAGCCCGGCAGTGCGTTCAAACCTTTTGTCTACGCCGTAGCGCTGGAAAAAGGTTTCACGCCTTCCAGCCTCATCCTTGATGCTCCCTTTGTGATGGAACAGGGATTTGGGCTCGGCAAATGGAAACCCAAGAACTCCAGCGATAAATTCTATGGGCCAAGTACCCTGCGGCTCGGTCTGGAAAAATCCCGAAACCTGATGACCGTCCGTCTGGCCCAGTATATCAAGATGGACGGCATTGTGGATATCGCGGATCGCATGGGAATTACCCGCAACCTGCCGCGCCTCCTGTCCATGTCACTTGGGGCAGGGGATACCACCCTGATGAACCTGACGGCGGCTTACGGCATGATTGTCAATGGCGGCAAGAAAATCTCTCCCACTCTGGTTGACCGTATTCAGGACCGTTACGGGGAAACCATATTCCGGCACGACCAGCGTGTCTGCGAAAACTGTCAGGTCGGCGAATGGCAATATCAGGAGGAACCAAAACTTCCGGATGAACGCAAACGGGTGCTTGATGAAGTCACAGCCTATCAGCTTGTGTCCATGATGGAAGGCGTAGTGCAGCGGGGGACCGGCGTGCGGATTCGTGTGCTGGGCAAACCGCTTGCCGGCAAAACCGGAACGTCCAATGACAGCTTTGATACCTGGTTTGTCGGCTTTTCACCAGACCTGGTGGTCGGGGTATTTGCCGGATTTGACACACCGCGTTCTCTGGGGAACCGGGAAGAGGGTTCCAGCGTGGCGGTACCAATCTTCCGCGATTTTATGAAAGACGCCCTGAAGAACGAACCCTCCATTCCGTTCCGTATCCCGCCGGGTGTGCGGCTTGTTCGGGTCAATCCGAAAACCGGTCAGATCGCCCAGGCCGGTGAGAAAAACACAATTCTGGAGGCTTTCCGCCAGGGTACTTTTCCGACAAAAACCGCAGATGTACTTGACGGATTTAATTCCCTGGTGCAAACAGGGACGAAAGTTCGCACCGGTACCGGTGGAATCTATTAA
- a CDS encoding ferritin-like domain-containing protein produces MSKPASICQAALRVLETADARHKATAARELAHDWRQGKFAGKTKALPVDRPARPEKPELLLPRDMPKRGKGGNLENRIALMHAIAHIELNAIDLAWDMVARFGHDMPDDFIDDWVGVGDDEARHFIMIEERLTELGAGYGALPAHDGLWQAAFDTRNDLAARLAIVPMVLEARGLDVTPGMIKRLENFGDTKSAEALQVIYDEEIDHVRKGQKWFSWLCEKSGWDGQEKYQDLVRQHFSGKLKPPFNVSARAAAGLDEAYYLPLSDT; encoded by the coding sequence ATGAGTAAACCGGCATCCATTTGCCAGGCTGCCCTCCGTGTGCTGGAAACGGCAGACGCCCGGCACAAGGCGACTGCAGCCCGCGAACTGGCTCATGACTGGCGGCAGGGAAAATTCGCTGGGAAAACAAAGGCATTGCCGGTGGACCGACCCGCCCGTCCGGAAAAACCGGAACTTTTATTGCCCAGGGATATGCCCAAACGCGGCAAGGGCGGCAATCTGGAAAATCGCATCGCCCTGATGCATGCCATTGCCCATATTGAGCTGAATGCCATTGATCTGGCCTGGGACATGGTCGCCCGGTTCGGCCACGACATGCCGGACGATTTTATCGATGACTGGGTTGGCGTCGGCGATGATGAAGCCCGGCATTTCATCATGATCGAAGAACGTCTTACAGAACTTGGCGCCGGTTACGGGGCTCTGCCGGCTCATGACGGATTATGGCAGGCCGCCTTTGATACACGGAATGACCTTGCAGCCCGGCTGGCCATTGTCCCGATGGTACTGGAAGCTCGTGGTCTGGATGTAACACCCGGCATGATCAAACGCCTGGAAAATTTCGGCGATACAAAAAGTGCCGAAGCCCTGCAAGTGATATATGACGAGGAAATTGACCATGTGCGCAAAGGACAGAAATGGTTTTCCTGGTTATGTGAAAAATCAGGCTGGGACGGGCAGGAAAAATACCAGGACCTTGTGCGCCAGCATTTCAGCGGCAAACTGAAACCGCCCTTCAATGTTTCGGCCCGAGCAGCGGCGGGATTGGACGAGGCTTATTATTTACCTCTTTCAGATACATAA
- a CDS encoding peptidoglycan DD-metalloendopeptidase family protein encodes MYFRTNGVVRFVTVSERMQLTFVSLLLALLTWVIVTSVFFAFEQQILAAKEEKVQEANREYEAVSQQFETLKSDIEETARNLEQRQIYLQQLIDTDQSLSEQADEADQESVAPTQESGEQTGDGSDLISFVFSSKQKQQQHENRLKEIAYYRFELKRIENQQRQLAEVMILGISNKLAYIDTTLEKSGIKTAKLIQIAQDRPSSDLVGQGGPLVVFADSFDGSMVPSEPFARLQAHYNKLIDLEAAVQSMPVAIPAKKYYISSGFGARRDPFKKTWAQHHGLDMAGWWKTPIYASGNGIVTKAGRNGAYGNFIEIDHGNGFKSRYGHLSKIKVKRGQQVSVEQEIGLMGSTGRSTSPHLHYEIWFNGKPINPLKLFKAADDVLKIQRQEYTSS; translated from the coding sequence ATGTACTTCAGGACAAACGGTGTTGTCCGTTTCGTCACCGTATCCGAGAGAATGCAGCTGACTTTTGTCAGTCTTCTGCTGGCTCTGCTGACGTGGGTAATTGTGACGTCCGTCTTCTTTGCCTTCGAACAGCAAATCCTCGCGGCCAAGGAAGAAAAAGTTCAGGAAGCCAATCGGGAATATGAGGCCGTCAGCCAGCAGTTCGAGACCCTGAAAAGCGATATCGAGGAAACCGCCCGTAATCTGGAACAACGTCAGATCTATCTACAACAGCTTATCGATACGGATCAGTCCCTGTCGGAACAGGCTGACGAGGCCGACCAGGAAAGTGTCGCACCGACACAGGAAAGCGGCGAGCAAACCGGTGACGGTTCAGATCTTATTTCGTTTGTTTTCAGCAGCAAACAGAAACAGCAGCAGCATGAAAACCGCCTGAAAGAGATCGCCTATTACCGTTTCGAACTGAAACGGATTGAGAACCAGCAGCGCCAGCTTGCTGAAGTCATGATCCTCGGTATTTCTAACAAGCTGGCCTATATTGACACTACCCTGGAGAAATCCGGCATTAAAACTGCCAAGCTGATCCAGATCGCCCAGGATCGTCCGTCTTCCGACCTGGTTGGTCAGGGTGGTCCTCTTGTCGTCTTTGCAGACAGCTTTGACGGATCAATGGTGCCCTCCGAACCTTTCGCCCGACTGCAGGCCCATTACAACAAGCTGATCGACCTGGAAGCGGCCGTTCAAAGCATGCCGGTGGCTATTCCCGCAAAGAAATATTATATCTCCAGCGGCTTTGGCGCGCGCCGGGACCCTTTCAAGAAAACCTGGGCCCAGCATCATGGACTTGATATGGCCGGCTGGTGGAAAACCCCCATTTATGCGTCAGGCAACGGCATAGTGACAAAGGCCGGCCGCAATGGCGCCTACGGCAATTTTATCGAAATTGACCATGGAAACGGATTTAAGTCACGATATGGCCATCTTTCGAAGATAAAAGTAAAACGTGGCCAGCAGGTCAGCGTTGAACAGGAGATCGGTTTGATGGGAAGCACAGGGCGTAGTACCAGTCCCCATTTGCATTATGAAATCTGGTTTAACGGTAAACCCATTAACCCTCTGAAGTTATTCAAGGCAGCAGATGATGTTCTCAAAATCCAGCGACAAGAATATACCAGCAGCTAA
- a CDS encoding Rne/Rng family ribonuclease: MAIRMLIDASHEEETRVAVVRGNRVEEFDYESTSKKPLKGNIYLAKVTRVEPSLQAAFVDYGGNRHGFLAFSEIHPDYYQIPVADREALIAQEAAANVDILEEEAPAGEIPADTQPDNIPEEEAEFSEESALADETAEQDKSSDGSAENGNGEDISDEDVESLHADDEEEEARIRLRMAKRLRHKYKIQEVIKKRQIILVQVVKEERGNKGAALTTYLSLPGRYCVLMPNTLHGGGVSRKISSGQDRKRLKTILSGLNMPQGMACIIRTAGASRTKLEVKRDYDYLNRMWEKIRELTLKSIAPALIYEEGNLIKRSIRDLYTREIDEIFVEGEEGYKTAKTYMKLLMPSHAKKVQHYQDEIPLLQRFQVESHLDSMYNPSVQLRSGGYIVINPTEALVSIDVNSGKATKEHNIEETAYKTNMEAAEEIARQLKLRDMAGLIVIDFIDMEDRGNIRSVERKIKDCLKSDRARIQVGKISTFGLMEMSRQRLRAGVLESSTRTCPHCDGTGVIRSVESQSLHILRVIEEEGIRKRTSNIVLYLPANVAIYILNQKRQQLMDLEQRHGFSVGISIDESLTENGYRMDRTEGQKLKTESKNSLQLGGDISTLVDVTEDDVSPAPAPAHTHADDEDREKPKRKRRRRRRKPRADEGETPEMETGDSETEAREVTEPEGSESSETEDGEKKTSTRRRRPRRRNRRDRTDQQEGSTTDETPSEVSEVTETPADVQAPVEATETGEAPKKPRRRRTRKPETGVEVTAQTAPEASPEIPQATVAEGETTEKPKRRRTRKPKAEAAEATQEIKTETPEAREPAPKQKEVVKPAPAPEKKVETKAAPAPSPFVNVIEVGSKPEKKDQDAARGDDKSTKKGWWQRTFGD; this comes from the coding sequence ATGGCAATTCGTATGCTCATCGACGCATCGCACGAGGAAGAGACTCGTGTAGCCGTCGTTCGTGGGAACCGTGTAGAGGAATTCGACTATGAGTCAACTTCCAAGAAACCCCTCAAAGGAAATATCTATCTCGCCAAGGTAACCAGGGTAGAACCTTCCCTGCAGGCCGCCTTCGTTGATTACGGGGGAAACCGTCATGGATTCCTGGCCTTCAGCGAGATTCATCCTGACTATTACCAGATCCCCGTTGCTGATCGGGAAGCCCTGATCGCACAGGAAGCGGCCGCCAACGTCGATATTCTTGAAGAAGAAGCCCCCGCCGGGGAAATTCCTGCTGATACACAGCCTGACAATATTCCGGAAGAAGAAGCCGAATTCTCTGAAGAGTCAGCTTTGGCTGACGAAACCGCAGAACAGGATAAATCATCCGATGGCTCCGCAGAAAACGGAAATGGTGAAGATATCTCAGACGAAGATGTTGAATCCCTTCATGCCGATGATGAAGAGGAAGAAGCCAGAATAAGGCTGCGTATGGCAAAGCGTCTTCGCCACAAGTATAAAATTCAGGAAGTCATTAAAAAACGCCAGATCATCCTGGTTCAGGTCGTCAAGGAAGAACGCGGTAACAAGGGTGCTGCCCTGACCACCTATCTGTCCCTGCCCGGCCGTTATTGCGTGCTGATGCCGAATACGCTGCATGGCGGCGGCGTGAGCCGCAAGATTTCCAGCGGCCAGGACCGTAAACGCCTTAAAACCATTCTTTCCGGCCTTAACATGCCTCAGGGCATGGCCTGTATCATCCGTACGGCCGGCGCCAGCCGGACCAAACTGGAAGTCAAACGGGATTACGATTACCTGAACCGCATGTGGGAGAAAATCCGCGAACTGACCCTCAAGTCAATCGCGCCGGCCCTCATCTATGAAGAAGGCAATCTGATCAAACGCAGTATTCGTGACCTTTACACCCGCGAAATCGATGAGATTTTTGTCGAGGGCGAGGAAGGCTACAAAACTGCAAAAACCTACATGAAACTTTTGATGCCGAGCCACGCCAAGAAGGTTCAGCATTACCAGGATGAGATCCCGCTTCTGCAAAGATTCCAGGTGGAGAGCCATCTGGACTCCATGTATAACCCTTCCGTTCAGCTGCGTTCCGGCGGTTATATCGTCATCAACCCGACTGAGGCACTGGTCTCCATCGATGTGAACTCCGGCAAGGCGACCAAAGAACACAATATCGAGGAAACAGCCTATAAAACCAACATGGAAGCTGCGGAAGAAATTGCCCGCCAGCTGAAATTGCGGGATATGGCCGGGCTGATCGTTATCGACTTTATCGACATGGAAGATCGCGGTAATATCCGGTCTGTCGAACGCAAGATAAAAGATTGCCTGAAGTCTGACCGGGCCCGTATTCAGGTCGGAAAAATCAGCACCTTTGGCCTGATGGAAATGTCACGGCAGCGCCTTCGCGCCGGGGTTTTGGAATCGAGCACCCGGACCTGTCCGCATTGTGACGGAACAGGCGTCATCCGGTCCGTTGAATCTCAGTCGCTGCATATCCTGCGTGTCATTGAGGAAGAAGGAATACGCAAAAGAACAAGTAATATTGTTCTTTACCTGCCGGCAAATGTGGCAATCTATATCCTGAACCAGAAACGGCAGCAGTTGATGGATCTGGAACAGAGACACGGCTTCAGCGTCGGGATTTCTATTGATGAAAGCCTGACCGAAAACGGGTACCGGATGGACCGGACCGAAGGACAGAAACTTAAAACTGAATCAAAAAACAGTCTCCAGCTCGGTGGTGATATATCCACTCTGGTTGATGTGACTGAAGATGATGTTTCCCCTGCCCCTGCCCCGGCCCATACCCACGCCGATGATGAAGATCGTGAAAAGCCCAAACGCAAACGCCGTCGCCGTCGCAGGAAGCCACGTGCCGATGAAGGTGAAACACCTGAAATGGAAACGGGGGATTCTGAAACTGAAGCCAGAGAAGTGACTGAACCGGAAGGCTCAGAAAGTTCAGAAACTGAAGATGGCGAGAAAAAAACCTCTACCCGTCGTCGTCGTCCCCGTCGCAGAAACCGTCGTGACAGAACTGACCAGCAGGAAGGTTCAACAACCGACGAGACACCTTCCGAGGTGTCAGAGGTGACAGAAACGCCTGCTGATGTTCAGGCGCCTGTAGAAGCGACAGAAACCGGCGAAGCACCGAAAAAACCGCGGCGCCGCAGGACCCGGAAACCGGAAACCGGTGTGGAAGTTACTGCACAGACTGCTCCGGAGGCTTCTCCAGAAATTCCTCAAGCAACAGTCGCGGAGGGTGAAACAACTGAGAAACCGAAAAGACGCCGTACCCGCAAACCCAAAGCGGAAGCTGCGGAAGCAACGCAGGAAATAAAAACCGAAACTCCGGAGGCCCGCGAACCGGCCCCGAAGCAGAAGGAAGTTGTTAAGCCGGCTCCGGCGCCGGAGAAAAAAGTTGAGACCAAGGCCGCACCTGCGCCCTCTCCCTTTGTCAATGTCATCGAAGTCGGCAGCAAGCCTGAGAAAAAAGATCAGGATGCCGCCAGAGGTGATGACAAAAGTACAAAAAAAGGTTGGTGGCAAAGAACCTTTGGTGATTGA